Proteins co-encoded in one Phycisphaerae bacterium genomic window:
- a CDS encoding YceI family protein yields MSPCFNAVSRVCGLSIAVLLLLPAVTFAQPERTSKGRTLVVPDAQAAMGTVYYVHPGKDAQVTFTSDAPLEHIKGTNNNVVGYFVFGGKPDGSGFDIKAGVFRLPVKAFDTGIPMRNEHLAGDRWMNAQSYPDVVFVVTNARNAALAREGEGFKTYSVDLVGNMTVKGTTKSMTVPARITIMPESEKTSVRAPGNLAAVRANFPVKLSDFKIAEGDPAMASGKIADELALEVFLLLSTASPDR; encoded by the coding sequence ATGAGTCCGTGTTTCAATGCTGTGAGCCGCGTTTGCGGCCTGTCCATTGCCGTCCTGCTGCTCCTTCCGGCCGTCACCTTTGCCCAGCCGGAGCGAACCTCCAAGGGGCGGACGCTGGTCGTGCCCGATGCGCAGGCCGCCATGGGGACGGTTTATTACGTTCATCCCGGGAAGGATGCCCAGGTGACGTTCACTTCGGATGCGCCGCTGGAGCACATCAAGGGGACGAACAACAACGTCGTGGGTTACTTCGTCTTCGGAGGTAAACCGGACGGATCGGGCTTTGACATCAAGGCCGGCGTGTTTCGCCTGCCGGTGAAGGCGTTCGATACCGGCATTCCGATGCGTAATGAACACCTGGCCGGCGATCGTTGGATGAATGCCCAATCCTATCCGGACGTCGTGTTCGTTGTGACCAACGCCCGCAACGCCGCCTTGGCAAGAGAGGGCGAAGGTTTCAAGACCTACTCGGTCGATCTGGTTGGCAACATGACCGTCAAGGGAACGACCAAGTCCATGACGGTTCCGGCGCGGATCACGATCATGCCCGAGAGCGAGAAGACGTCCGTTCGTGCCCCGGGCAACCTGGCCGCCGTTCGAGCCAACTTCCCCGTGAAGTTGTCCGATTTCAAGATCGCCGAGGGCGACCCGGCGATGGCGTCCGGAAAGATCGCCGACGAGCTGGCCCTGGAGGTCTTTCTCTTGCTTTCCACGGCCTCGCCGGATCGCTAG
- the fbp gene encoding class 1 fructose-bisphosphatase translates to MRTVQQHILERQRERFPHATGEFSWLLSGITLATKIIADHVRRAGLCNILGAANKTNVQGEIVQKLDILANETILACLGYRDSVGIMVSEEDDEPHIIKELDGRSKYIVLFDPLDGSSNIDVNVSIGTIFSILQRRSDIRNGSAMDHILQPGVHQIAAGYVIYSSSTVMCYTTGDGVHMFTLDPSIGAFRLSKENLRMPAAGKTYSVNEAYRSQFPKGVQDYLDWTKSEETGYSLRYIGSLVADFHRTLLKGGVFLYPPTKKAPRGKLRLLYEANPLAFIAEQAGGVATDGMHRILERVPTSLHERTSLIIGSADEVGRVATFWKR, encoded by the coding sequence ATTCGAACCGTCCAGCAGCATATTCTGGAGCGACAGCGCGAGCGGTTCCCGCACGCTACCGGCGAATTCAGCTGGCTCCTCTCGGGAATCACCCTGGCCACGAAGATCATTGCGGATCACGTCCGGCGTGCCGGCTTGTGCAATATCCTCGGCGCCGCCAACAAGACCAACGTCCAGGGCGAGATCGTTCAGAAGCTGGACATCCTCGCCAACGAGACGATCCTCGCCTGCCTGGGCTATCGCGACAGCGTTGGCATCATGGTTTCCGAGGAGGACGACGAACCGCATATCATTAAGGAACTTGACGGCCGTTCGAAGTACATTGTCCTGTTCGATCCGCTCGACGGCAGCAGCAATATCGACGTTAACGTGTCCATCGGGACGATCTTCTCCATCCTCCAGCGCCGTTCGGATATTCGTAACGGCTCGGCCATGGACCACATCCTCCAGCCCGGCGTGCACCAGATCGCGGCAGGCTATGTCATTTACAGCAGCAGCACCGTGATGTGCTACACGACCGGCGACGGCGTGCACATGTTCACGCTCGACCCGTCGATCGGCGCGTTCCGCCTGAGCAAAGAGAATCTTCGTATGCCTGCGGCCGGCAAGACGTACAGCGTGAACGAAGCCTACCGAAGCCAGTTCCCCAAAGGCGTGCAGGATTATCTGGACTGGACCAAGAGCGAAGAAACGGGGTACAGCCTGCGCTACATCGGTTCGCTCGTGGCGGATTTTCACCGCACGCTGCTCAAAGGTGGCGTGTTCCTGTATCCACCGACGAAAAAGGCCCCGCGCGGCAAGCTGCGGCTGTTGTATGAGGCCAATCCGCTGGCCTTCATCGCCGAGCAGGCCGGGGGAGTCGCCACGGACGGCATGCACCGCATTCTCGAACGTGTTCCGACATCTTTGCACGAACGGACCTCCCTGATCATCGGCAGCGCTGACGAAGTCGGGCGTGTGGCCACATTCTGGAAGCGGTAG